The Paramixta manurensis region CCTCAATGATTGAGGGCGATACCTCGGCTGGTTTTCGTATTGACTTAATGATGAAAGATTTACGGCTGGTGTTAGAAGCAGCGCAGAAGCGACCGGTTCCACTACCGGCAACCGCGCTGGTCGCCAGCCAATATCTGGACGCGCAGGCGCATGGCGAAGGCCGACATGGCAACCAGGCATTGTTCAAAGTCTATGACCGCATGACCGGACGGGATCTAACCGCTAACCAACCAGGGTGACAAGCGATGAAGCTCGATTTCACGGCGATTTTTTTACAATGGCAAATGTTAATGGATGGCGCATTGTTGACCGCGCAGTTAGCGGTAATCGCCACCGTATCTGGTTTTCTGATTGGTACACTGTGCGCCGTGGCCCGACGTTCTCACTTTGCGTGGTGTCGCCGGGCGGCGGCCGTGTATATCGAAGCCATTCGCAACACGCCATTTTTGGTGCAGATTTTCTTGGTTTATTTCGGCCTGTCGAGCCTCGGTTTCTCATTTACCGCTTTCACGGTGTCGGTGATTGCGCTGACGATTAATGTTAGCGCCTATACCGCAGAAATAATGCGTGCCGGGTTCGAATCCGTTCACCAGGGGCAGTGGGAGGCGGCGGAAACGCTGGGACTTTCTCGCTGGCAACAGTACTGGCATGTGGCGTTACGTCCGGCGGCGGAGCGGGTTTATCCCTCGCTGACCAGTCAGTTTATTTTATTGATGTTGGCTTCTTCGGTGACGTCGCAAATTTCGGCAGAAGAACTGACCGCCACCGCGAACTTTATTCAGTCTGAAACCTATCGTCCCTTTGAGACGTTCTTTATTGTCGCCGGGATTTATCTGGCGCTGTCGTTATTGATGCGGCTGGCGTTTTGGTTAATTGGGTTGGCGGTTTTTCCTCGTCGTCGACGTCTTGGCACCCCAGCGTGAGAGGTGACTGATGAATATCTCGCTAAATATGGCGCATATCTGGTTTTTACTGCAGGGCACCTTCTGGACGGCGATTCTTTCACTGATGGCGTTTGGCGGCGGCGGGCTAGTGGGCTTCCTGTTGGCGCTGGGCCGTATTTCTCCGGTGCGCGCGTTACGCTGGTTAGTTAGCGCTTGGGTCCAGTTGGTTCAGGGAACGCCGCTGTTAATCATTATGTTTATGATTTACTTCGGTCTACCGCAGTTGGGGCTTTCCGTTTCTCCGATGATTGCCGCAGGCGTGTCGTTAACCCTCTATTCCAGCGCTTATCTTGGCGAAATCTGGCGTGGTTGTATTCAGTCGGTGCCGCGCGCGCAGTGGGAGGCAGCAGAATGTCTGGCTCTGTCACGTACCCAACGCCTGTTCAAGGTGATCTTGCCGCAGGCGATCAGGTTGGCAACGCCGCCCACCGTTGGGTTCTCGGTGCAGATTATTAAAAATACCTCGCTGGCCTCAGTGGTGGGATTTGTGGAGTTGGCCCGCGCCGGGCAGTTGATTAATAACTCCATTTTTGAGCCCTTTATCATTTACTTGCTGGTGGCTTGCCTCTACTTCTGCCTGTGTTTTCCGGTTTCTATGTGGAGCCGCCGTTTGGAGCGGAGCGCAAGCGAGAGAAAAAATAGACGGCAGCCCGCCGCGATTGCCCGAACGGCCTAAGTATTAAGGAACACAACATGTCGATCATCACGCTAAATAATGTGCAAAAAAGCTTCGGCGAGATCTCGGTGCTGAATGATGTCTCCTTCTCGGTCGATAAGGGGCAAGTAGTGGCGCTGATTGGCGCCAGCGGTTCGGGGAAAAGCACCGCGCTGCGTTGTATCGACCGTCTTGAAGTGATCAACGGCGGGAGTATCGAAGTGTGTGGACATCGGGTTGATGATCCGCATCTAGATCTCCGTCGGCTACGTCAGGATGTCGGGATCGTGTTTCAAAGCTACAACCTGTTTCCGCATCTGACCATTGAACAGAATATTACGCTTGGCCCGCTCTCGGTGAAGAAGCAGCCAAAACAAGATGCGCGGCGGCTGGCGCACTCGGTGTTAGAGCAGGTTGGGCTCGCGGACAAAGCAGAGAGTTACCCTGAACAACTCTCCGGCGGCCAGCAACAGCGGGCGGCGATTGCCCGCTCACTGGCGATGAAACCTAAAGTGATGCTGTTTGACGAAGTGACCTCGGCATTGGATCCGAAACTGACCGGTGAAGTGCTACGGGTGATTGAACGCCTGGCCGGCAGCGGAATGACGATGATTATGGTGACACACGAAATGAATTTTGCCCGGCGAATCGCCGACAAGGTGGTCTTTATGCATCAGGGAAGGGTACATGAAAGTGGCGACGCCTCGATTTTGCAACAGCCAGCCACCTCAGAACTACAAGATTTTATCTCGAACGAGTTGTAAGTCATTTGTGGCGATAGAACCTCAGCCAACCCTGGAGAGAACCATGCAGATAACGAAAAAGATAGCCCTGGCGGGCGCCCTGTTCAGCGTCATGGCGCTGCACTCTGTTTCGGCGGCGTCGAATGCCTGGCAAGAGATTAAAGCCAGAGGAACCTTACGTGTGGCAACTGACATGTCATTGCCGCCCTCCGGTATGTTGGATGCCAAACTGAAACCCATCGGCTCCGATGTTGAAACGGCACAATTGTTGGCGAAAGATTGGGGGCTGAAACTAACGTTTATTGAAACCACCGGGCCGACCCGCATTCCCAATCTACAAACCGGCAAGGCGGATATTGTGATTTCCACGCTTTCGGTTACGCCGCAACGTGCGCAGGTGATTGACTTTTCACGCGCTTATGCGGGCTTGCGCTCGGTGATTGCCGCGCCTGCGGCGGTGAAGATCGCCGGTTGGGATGACTTGAAAGGTAAAGCGATCACTGTGACGCGTGGCACTACGCAGGATACACAACTCACCCAAGAGGCGATGAAGCGCGGTTTCACGGTGCAACGCTACGATGATGATGCCACGTTGGTGACTGCCGCGGTCAGCGGCCAGGCGTTTGCCGTCGCCACCTCGGCGACGCTGGTTAACCAGATCAAAAAGCAGAACCCGAAGTTAGCGTTTGAGCCCAAAATGACGCTGCAGGTTTTTGATCTGGCAATTGGTTTGCCGAAGGACCAGCCAGAACTGAAAGCTAAACTTGATCAATGGATTGAAACCAACCTGAAAAACGGCAAACTCAACGCTATCTACCAGAAATACCACGGTGAGCCGATTCCGCAGGAAATTATTAACCGCTAAGCGGTTTTGTCATTGGCCAGCGCCAGGGAGCCTGGTCGTTATTAACCGACGCCGCCAGCGAGGATGTTGGCGGCGGTTGGTTAGTCAATAATCACCACTTCCGTGCGGTTTTCGAGTTTTTTCAACTCCTCTTCCGGGATCGCTGAGTCAGTAATGAAATAATCAATATCCGACCAGTCGCAGAATTGAAACAGACCTGAGCTACTGAATTTGGTGCTGTCGCTAACCACAACCCGCAAGCGCGCGCTTTTAACCATGGCGGATTTTATTTCTGCTTCTTCATACGAAGCGGTGCAAGGCCCGTTGCGGTGTTTCAACCCGTCAGTACCAAGAAACACAATATCGGCATTCAGCGACTGGAACGCCGTCACACCCCACATGCCCACCATCGCCAGGCTGCTGGAGCGAAATTTACCACCGACCAAAAAGATATCGTTATCGGTGCCGCTCAATGGTTGCACGATATTAATCGCGTTAGAAATAATCGTTAGACGACTTTTAAGAACCAATGCTTTGGCAACACACTGCACGGTACTGCCGGTATCAAGGATGACGACGCCTTTTTCCGGCACCAGTTGCGTGGCGATTTGGGCAATCTTATCTTTAATATCCAAATGTTCGGTATTCTTGCGCGCCAGCGGCTGTTCAATGGCGAGAATGTTGCCTGATGCAATTGCACCGCCGTGACCCTTGGTCGCAATCCCTTTGTTATCTAAATAGATCAGATCCTTGCGAATGGTTTCGGTTGAAACCCCAAACATTTCCGCAATTTTCCCAACCTTAACGCTGCCTTCCGCAATCAGGATTTGGGCTAATTTATTTCGTCGCTCAATAGTGAGAGAACTGGCCATCGTAACTCCCTTTCTAAAAAATCATGGCGTAATTTCTGTATAATCATTTAATTATCAAAAGGTTATTTTTATCCCCTTCCCGGAAAAGCGTCGTTTTTCAACCGTGATCGAAAAAGTTCTGCTGCAGGTTACTGTACCTGAAGGCCGCCTTTGCCATAAGCCTATGCGAAAAAAATTGTGATTTACGTTCAAAATTTACACCAAAAGCGTTGCGAGCTTTGGGTTTTGTGGAAATATTGCGATTGTTGTTGCGATATTTTGGATTTAACTTGCGATTAAATGCGTATGGAGAGAAAAATGAGCGGTATTCTCAATGAAAACGGCATCTTGTTAGGCGCTAGCTTTGCCAATCAGTCTGACGCCATTCGTCAGGCTGGCAACCTATTGGCTTCCGCCGGTTACGTTACCGAGAAGTATGTGGATTACATGCTGGAGCGGGAGCAGGTAACGTCGACCTTTATGGGGAATAACCTGGCGATTCCGCATGGCATTAATGGTTCTGAAGCGGAGATTTTGCGTTCCGGTATTGCGGTGATCCAGGTACCGGAAGGGGTCAGCTTTGGTGAAGATAAAACGGCCTACGTGGTGGTGGGGATTGCCGGAAAAGATGGCGCGCATCTTGATATTTTAACGCAGATTGCCCTTGCCTGTATGGAAGAGGACAACATTCACCGCCTGCGTTATGCAAAACAGAAACACGAAGTTTTATCCGTGCTTGGGTTTTAACTGTTTTGCCGCTGCGCTAATGCGGTAAACGTCTTAACTATTATTCTGGTCGGTAGTGATGCGATCGGATTATCGAGGAAGAAATGGAAAGGAAAATTATTACCTCGCCATCAATTATGTGTGCGGACTTATTAAATCTGGAAAGTTCGGTTAAGGCATTAAACCAGGCCGGTGTTGATGCATTACATATTGACCTGATTGATGGCGCTTTTAGCCCGAGCATGCCATTGGGGATCGATACGGTTAAACGCTTACGTGAAAAAACCGATTTACCGTTCGATGTACATATTATGGCGAACAATAATGAATGGTTTATCCAGCAGGTGTTAGATATTGGCGTACAGCAAATCTCTTTCCATTACGAAACCAGTCTACATGCCGATCGTTTAATTAATCTAATTAAAAAACGGGGCGTAAAAGCCAGTGTTGCATTAAATCCGGCGACGTCGCTTTCTTGCCTGGAGTATTTATTACCGCAGCTTGATAACGTATTGCTGATGTTAATTAACCCAGGTTTTGCCGGTGATAAAAGCGAAAAACAGGTTACCTATTCAGAAGTAAAAATAAAGGATCTTGCTCGCAGGATTCGCGCCACTGAACGGGATATTGGTATTCAGGTTGATGGACGCGTTTCCCTGGAGTCGATTCCTGACTTAATTCGCGCCGGTGCCAGTAACTTGGTGTTAGGAAGCACCAGTTTGTACATCCCTGGACGGACGCTGGAAGAGAACAAACGACAGCTAGATCTGGCGATAGCGCAGGGGCTATCGGTGCATTAATCAATTGAAGAGGCGGTTATGGATTACGTCGGTGCAAAAGAAAAAATTATCCTTGAGCTAAGCCATACGCTTAGCCTGGTATCCAGTGAAAGTGTCAATGAACTGGTGCGCAGTATTGAAAATGCCGACAAAGTCTTTTTTGTTGGCGTCGGGCGCGTGTTGCTGGCGCTAGAAGCGATGGCTAAGCGGCTAGCGCATTTAGGCGTGAAAACCTATGTGGTTGGGCAGATCACCGAGCCGGCGATTACCGAGCGCGATTTGCTGATTGTCGGCTCGGGGAGTGGTGAAAGTATGTTTCCACTCGGGATCGCCAGGAAAGCGAAGGGCTTTAAGGCGAAAGTGGCGCATATTGGTTCAAATCCGGAGAGTTCAATGAAACAGGTCGCCGATCTGTTTGTACGAATTCCGGTGCAAACCAAGTTAAACCTGGCGGGAGAAGTGCCTTCGGTTCAGCCGATGACCAGCCTGTTTGAACAATCTTTATTACTGCTTGGCGACACTATCGCACTGTTAATGGTTGAGGAGAAAGCCATTGATATGCATAGCTTGTGGCAGCTTCATGCAAACCTTGAATAGGAGTAACTAATGAAAAGTGAAGGCTGGCTCAACCTGGAGAGGAAAGTCATTATCGTGACCGGCGGCGCTTCCGGGATCGGCGCTAAAATTTCGCAAAACTTGCATGATAACAACGCCATTGTCGTGATTGGCGATTTGCATGAAAGCGAAGCGTCGGCGGAATACGCCGATCTGTTCATTCCTTGTGACATTACCAATAAAACCAGCGTGGAAAATATGGTGGCGGCAGTGATCGAGCGCTACGGCCATATTGACGGGTTAGTGAATAATGCCGGGGTAAATCGCCCTCGTCTGTTAGTCGACTTTTATAAAAAAAATAACCATTACGAAGCATCAGAAGATGATTTTGATTTTATTGTTCGTGTTAACCAAAAGGGGCCATTTTTATGCACGCAAGCCGTGGTTCGACATATGATTGACCGCAAAAAAGGCACGGTGGTGAATATTTCCTCCGAAGCTGGTACCGAGGGATCGGCCGGGCAAAGTATTTACTCGGCGACTAAAGGCGCGCTGAATAGTTTTACCCGTTCGTGGGCAAAAGAGTTAGGACGCTTTGGCATCCGTTTTGTCGGCGTCGCGCCAGGTATTAATAAAAGAACCAATATGAATAACGATGAAAACTATCAGGCGCTCGCTTATACGCGTGGGCTTGATCCTAATAATATTGATAACGACTATACCGGTTCAATACCGTTGGGTCGTCCGGGTGAACATCATGAAATTGGCGATTTAGTCTCTTATCTTCTCTCCGATCACGCGAGCTATATTAGTGGCACCACCATTAATATTTCCGGCGGAAAGTCGAGATAAGTTTAAAGATTGTTTCGTTTTATCCCCTCTCGTAACCCTACTCACGGGAAATAGTAAGATGACGAACACAACAATTGAAGCGACACATAAAAATAAGAGCACGCTGGTAAAAATACAGCGTTTTGGTAACTTTCTCAGCGGCATGGTGATGCCAAACCTTGGGGTGTTTGTAGCCTGGGGGTTAATCACGGCGCTGTTTATTCCAACCGGTTGGATACCGAATCCGCATCTGGGGGCGTTGGTTAGCCCGATATTGACCTATTTGCTGCCGCTGCTGGTTGGTTTTACCGGCGGTTATATTGTGCATGGACAGCGCGGCGGGGCGATGGGCGCGCTGGCGACGATGGGGTTAATTATCGGTTCAGATATTACCATGCTGAGCGGTGCGATGATTATGGGACCGTTTGCCGCCTGGTTGATGAAAAAGGTCGATCAATTCCTTGACGGTAAGTTCCGCGCTGGTTTTGAAATGCTGATCAGTAACTTCAGTATGGGGATTGTCGGACTGGTGATTACGCTGGCAGGCTATATCATCATTGGCCCAATTATTACCGCGTTAGTTCATCTGTTATCGGCAGGCGTTAACTGGACTATTGCCCATGATCTGTTGCCGCTGATCTCGATCTTTGTCGCGCCCGCGCAGGTGTTATTCCTGAATAACGCCATTAACCACGGCATTATGGCGCCGCTGGGGCTGGAACAGGTCGCGGTATCGGGAAAATCCATTCTCTTCCTGGTAGATGCGAACTGCGGCCCCTCGGTGGGGACGTTGTTGGCTATCTCCTTTTTCGGTAAAGGGATGGCGAAAAAAACCGCGCCGACCGCAGCGTTAATTGCAGGCGTCGGCGGCATTGGCGAAGTCTATTTCCCCTTTGTCTTGATGAAGCCGGTACTGGTGTTTGCCACCATGGGCGGGATTACTACGTCGTTAACGTGTTTCATGCTGCTGGGCGGCGGAACGGTTGCCACACCTTCTCCGGGGAGTTTTTTCGCCATGTTAGTGTTGACGCCGAAAGGCGCGATGCTCGGAAACCTGGTGGGCTTCTTTGCCGGCATGGCGGTTGCGTTTGTGATTGCGACCGTGTTGCTGAAACTGGATAAAAGCCCGGCCGAGGAAGAGGTCGAACTGGAAGTGGCTAACCCATCGGCTGCCGCGACAGGCGTATTGGCGTTGAGTGACAACGCAGGTCGGGTAATTAATAAAATTATTGTGGCCTGTGATGCCGGAATGGGATCGAGCGCGATGGGTGCGTCGGTGCTGAAAAACAAACTACGCAAAGCGATGATCGATGTGCAGGTCGCCAATACCAAAATTGAAGAGATCCCCGGCGACGCGGATTTAGTGATAACGCACGTTCAACTCGTCGATCGGGCGAAGAAGCTTCATTCGGATAAGGACATGATTTTCATGCCGATTACCAACTTTATTGAAGGTAAACAGTATGATGACATCATCAACTTCATTAAGAACGGCAAGACCTAATTCTGCATGTTGATCACTAGAGGCGATAGGGCTAATGTCATATCGCCTCTGCTTAGGCTAGTGCGTACTCACGGACTTGCGGAGCGCGCAGGGGCGATTTCGCCACACGATGCGCTTTCGACGGGTCGCCAACCAGAAACTCAAACGTTGGCGAGTAATAAAAAGGCAGCCAGCCGCCGTAATCCTGCTCCCACTCCCAACGAACCGGGCAGGGCCACAGAATGCCTTCGTACAAAATGTAATAGATCCACCGACCAGTTGGGCGGCGGGGTTTTTGCGTTTTCATGGGATTCACAACGGACAATGAGAACAAAAAAACAGCTTATATTTTGACCTGGTTGGCGTAAAAATTCAACCTGACGCGGGTATCGAAAGTGCGCCAGGCCAGCCGGGCAAGCCCGACCGCCGGTGGTTTGCGATTAGCGGTGAACTTCACCGCAAATCAGTACCGCATTCGGGCGCCGCTGATGGATACGATCAGCCATT contains the following coding sequences:
- a CDS encoding PTS mannitol transporter subunit IICB; amino-acid sequence: MTNTTIEATHKNKSTLVKIQRFGNFLSGMVMPNLGVFVAWGLITALFIPTGWIPNPHLGALVSPILTYLLPLLVGFTGGYIVHGQRGGAMGALATMGLIIGSDITMLSGAMIMGPFAAWLMKKVDQFLDGKFRAGFEMLISNFSMGIVGLVITLAGYIIIGPIITALVHLLSAGVNWTIAHDLLPLISIFVAPAQVLFLNNAINHGIMAPLGLEQVAVSGKSILFLVDANCGPSVGTLLAISFFGKGMAKKTAPTAALIAGVGGIGEVYFPFVLMKPVLVFATMGGITTSLTCFMLLGGGTVATPSPGSFFAMLVLTPKGAMLGNLVGFFAGMAVAFVIATVLLKLDKSPAEEEVELEVANPSAAATGVLALSDNAGRVINKIIVACDAGMGSSAMGASVLKNKLRKAMIDVQVANTKIEEIPGDADLVITHVQLVDRAKKLHSDKDMIFMPITNFIEGKQYDDIINFIKNGKT
- a CDS encoding amino acid ABC transporter permease; amino-acid sequence: MKLDFTAIFLQWQMLMDGALLTAQLAVIATVSGFLIGTLCAVARRSHFAWCRRAAAVYIEAIRNTPFLVQIFLVYFGLSSLGFSFTAFTVSVIALTINVSAYTAEIMRAGFESVHQGQWEAAETLGLSRWQQYWHVALRPAAERVYPSLTSQFILLMLASSVTSQISAEELTATANFIQSETYRPFETFFIVAGIYLALSLLMRLAFWLIGLAVFPRRRRLGTPA
- a CDS encoding sorbitol-6-phosphate dehydrogenase subunit gives rise to the protein MKSEGWLNLERKVIIVTGGASGIGAKISQNLHDNNAIVVIGDLHESEASAEYADLFIPCDITNKTSVENMVAAVIERYGHIDGLVNNAGVNRPRLLVDFYKKNNHYEASEDDFDFIVRVNQKGPFLCTQAVVRHMIDRKKGTVVNISSEAGTEGSAGQSIYSATKGALNSFTRSWAKELGRFGIRFVGVAPGINKRTNMNNDENYQALAYTRGLDPNNIDNDYTGSIPLGRPGEHHEIGDLVSYLLSDHASYISGTTINISGGKSR
- a CDS encoding PTS sugar transporter subunit IIA; this translates as MSGILNENGILLGASFANQSDAIRQAGNLLASAGYVTEKYVDYMLEREQVTSTFMGNNLAIPHGINGSEAEILRSGIAVIQVPEGVSFGEDKTAYVVVGIAGKDGAHLDILTQIALACMEEDNIHRLRYAKQKHEVLSVLGF
- a CDS encoding amino acid ABC transporter permease, encoding MNISLNMAHIWFLLQGTFWTAILSLMAFGGGGLVGFLLALGRISPVRALRWLVSAWVQLVQGTPLLIIMFMIYFGLPQLGLSVSPMIAAGVSLTLYSSAYLGEIWRGCIQSVPRAQWEAAECLALSRTQRLFKVILPQAIRLATPPTVGFSVQIIKNTSLASVVGFVELARAGQLINNSIFEPFIIYLLVACLYFCLCFPVSMWSRRLERSASERKNRRQPAAIARTA
- a CDS encoding transporter substrate-binding domain-containing protein, which gives rise to MQITKKIALAGALFSVMALHSVSAASNAWQEIKARGTLRVATDMSLPPSGMLDAKLKPIGSDVETAQLLAKDWGLKLTFIETTGPTRIPNLQTGKADIVISTLSVTPQRAQVIDFSRAYAGLRSVIAAPAAVKIAGWDDLKGKAITVTRGTTQDTQLTQEAMKRGFTVQRYDDDATLVTAAVSGQAFAVATSATLVNQIKKQNPKLAFEPKMTLQVFDLAIGLPKDQPELKAKLDQWIETNLKNGKLNAIYQKYHGEPIPQEIINR
- a CDS encoding amino acid ABC transporter ATP-binding protein; protein product: MSIITLNNVQKSFGEISVLNDVSFSVDKGQVVALIGASGSGKSTALRCIDRLEVINGGSIEVCGHRVDDPHLDLRRLRQDVGIVFQSYNLFPHLTIEQNITLGPLSVKKQPKQDARRLAHSVLEQVGLADKAESYPEQLSGGQQQRAAIARSLAMKPKVMLFDEVTSALDPKLTGEVLRVIERLAGSGMTMIMVTHEMNFARRIADKVVFMHQGRVHESGDASILQQPATSELQDFISNEL
- a CDS encoding ribulose-phosphate 3-epimerase, translating into MERKIITSPSIMCADLLNLESSVKALNQAGVDALHIDLIDGAFSPSMPLGIDTVKRLREKTDLPFDVHIMANNNEWFIQQVLDIGVQQISFHYETSLHADRLINLIKKRGVKASVALNPATSLSCLEYLLPQLDNVLLMLINPGFAGDKSEKQVTYSEVKIKDLARRIRATERDIGIQVDGRVSLESIPDLIRAGASNLVLGSTSLYIPGRTLEENKRQLDLAIAQGLSVH
- the hxlB gene encoding 6-phospho-3-hexuloisomerase, which translates into the protein MDYVGAKEKIILELSHTLSLVSSESVNELVRSIENADKVFFVGVGRVLLALEAMAKRLAHLGVKTYVVGQITEPAITERDLLIVGSGSGESMFPLGIARKAKGFKAKVAHIGSNPESSMKQVADLFVRIPVQTKLNLAGEVPSVQPMTSLFEQSLLLLGDTIALLMVEEKAIDMHSLWQLHANLE
- a CDS encoding DeoR/GlpR family DNA-binding transcription regulator — protein: MASSLTIERRNKLAQILIAEGSVKVGKIAEMFGVSTETIRKDLIYLDNKGIATKGHGGAIASGNILAIEQPLARKNTEHLDIKDKIAQIATQLVPEKGVVILDTGSTVQCVAKALVLKSRLTIISNAINIVQPLSGTDNDIFLVGGKFRSSSLAMVGMWGVTAFQSLNADIVFLGTDGLKHRNGPCTASYEEAEIKSAMVKSARLRVVVSDSTKFSSSGLFQFCDWSDIDYFITDSAIPEEELKKLENRTEVVIID